A stretch of the Serratia marcescens genome encodes the following:
- a CDS encoding ABC transporter permease — translation MHKYGIIIAFFALCLIVALIGEYQVAQGAWSSNYFLSNENTLIVLRQVSINGILAIGMTFVIITAGVDLSVGSVLALSGIVAARFATNNSGLAIGDTATAVMAPLIVALGIGIVCGLVNGTVLARYRLQPFIVTMGMLSAARGLTMLTTNGNPVSQLNSDFRWLGNGYVGGVPVPVIIFIVLFALAWLVLNKTLFGRYIYAVGGNPKSARTSGINVTRIKILVYTLCGALAGIAGLILTARTGSAQTNAGAGYELDAIAAVVIGGTSMAGGVGTLVGTFFGVLIIGVMNNGLDLLGVQSYYQQIIKGALIVLAVLLDPSRKQQRD, via the coding sequence ATGCACAAATACGGCATTATCATCGCCTTTTTCGCACTGTGCCTGATCGTGGCGCTGATTGGCGAATATCAGGTCGCTCAGGGGGCCTGGAGCAGCAACTATTTTCTCAGCAATGAAAACACCCTGATCGTCCTGCGCCAAGTCTCGATCAACGGCATTCTGGCCATCGGCATGACCTTTGTCATCATTACGGCCGGTGTCGATCTCTCCGTGGGCTCGGTGCTGGCCTTAAGCGGGATCGTCGCCGCCCGCTTCGCCACCAACAACAGCGGATTGGCTATCGGCGACACCGCGACCGCCGTCATGGCGCCGCTGATTGTGGCGCTGGGTATCGGCATCGTTTGCGGCCTGGTGAACGGCACCGTGTTGGCGCGCTACCGGCTGCAGCCGTTTATCGTCACCATGGGCATGCTCTCCGCGGCGCGCGGTTTAACCATGTTGACCACCAACGGCAATCCGGTATCGCAATTGAACAGCGATTTCCGCTGGTTAGGCAATGGCTATGTCGGCGGCGTTCCTGTGCCCGTCATCATCTTCATCGTGCTGTTCGCCCTCGCCTGGCTCGTGCTGAATAAAACCCTCTTCGGGCGCTACATCTACGCCGTCGGCGGCAACCCGAAAAGCGCGCGCACCTCGGGGATTAACGTGACCCGCATCAAAATACTGGTGTATACGCTGTGCGGCGCGCTGGCCGGTATCGCCGGCCTGATCCTCACGGCGCGCACCGGTTCGGCGCAGACCAACGCCGGCGCAGGGTATGAGCTGGACGCCATCGCGGCGGTAGTGATCGGCGGCACCAGCATGGCCGGCGGCGTCGGTACGCTGGTCGGCACCTTCTTCGGCGTGCTGATTATCGGGGTGATGAATAACGGCCTCGATCTGCTCGGCGTGCAATCGTATTACCAACAAATTATCAAAGGCGCATTGATCGTCCTTGCCGTATTGCTCGACCCCTCGCGTAAGCAACAGCGCGATTAA
- a CDS encoding TetR/AcrR family transcriptional regulator, with translation MGRQRSIDRDKVLDTAEEIVATQGAAGLTIDAVAKAMGISKGGVQYCFGSKDALIDAMFDRWGSAYEALFAAIAGDDPSPQTAVRAHMLATHSSDQTASAKAAGLMATLIQTPEHLASTREWYRSRIAGLDLTTEEGKRARLAFLATEGAFMLRYFGLMDISQAEWETMFTDMQALILTEGAYRTDS, from the coding sequence ATGGGACGTCAACGCAGCATCGATCGCGACAAGGTTTTGGACACCGCCGAAGAGATCGTCGCCACCCAGGGTGCCGCCGGCTTGACCATCGACGCTGTCGCCAAAGCGATGGGGATCTCCAAGGGCGGGGTGCAGTATTGCTTCGGCAGCAAAGACGCGCTTATCGATGCCATGTTCGATCGCTGGGGCAGTGCCTACGAGGCGCTGTTCGCCGCTATCGCCGGCGACGATCCTTCGCCGCAGACCGCCGTGCGGGCGCATATGCTGGCCACCCACAGTTCGGATCAGACCGCCAGCGCCAAGGCCGCCGGGCTGATGGCGACGCTGATCCAAACGCCGGAGCATCTGGCGAGTACGCGCGAATGGTATCGCAGCCGCATCGCCGGTTTGGATTTGACGACGGAAGAAGGCAAGCGCGCGCGCCTGGCGTTTCTCGCCACCGAAGGCGCCTTTATGCTGCGTTACTTTGGTTTGATGGATATCAGCCAGGCGGAATGGGAAACGATGTTTACCGATATGCAGGCGTTGATTTTAACTGAGGGTGCCTATCGCACTGATAGCTAG
- a CDS encoding substrate-binding domain-containing protein, with product MNKTKIALFASALMLGSLSAAQAAPVKIAVLMYGNKAEFVQLMERFGKEHPAVKSGEAVLTFYDGRYDASVQNDQAATAIQTRADAIIVNPMDFEANIDIVTNANEAKIPVVVTNARLNTDAMTSEVVSNDELGGYLEAKAVLDKLDCKNQKVNVVIIEGPKGGSGEIQRGKGNDKAIAECGAGQVTVLERKTANWSRAEAQPLMENWLQKHRGKINGVIGQNDEMALGAIEAIKGAGLNVKDFAIAGVDGVSDAIHAVQAGEMVSILQDAKGQMQGSIDVALRAVKGESYQPQSDIWKQYAKDLKWEGGTQKHYYIPWTVVTAENAQALLDARK from the coding sequence ATGAATAAGACCAAGATAGCGTTGTTTGCCTCTGCCCTGATGCTGGGCAGCCTGTCGGCAGCTCAGGCCGCCCCGGTTAAAATCGCGGTATTGATGTACGGCAACAAAGCCGAGTTCGTGCAATTGATGGAAAGGTTCGGGAAGGAACACCCGGCGGTGAAAAGCGGCGAAGCCGTGCTGACGTTCTACGATGGGCGTTATGATGCATCGGTGCAAAACGATCAGGCCGCCACCGCTATCCAAACGCGCGCCGATGCCATTATCGTCAACCCTATGGATTTTGAAGCCAATATCGATATCGTCACTAATGCCAACGAAGCCAAAATCCCGGTGGTGGTCACCAACGCGCGCCTGAACACGGACGCGATGACGTCTGAAGTGGTGTCTAATGACGAGTTGGGGGGGTATCTGGAAGCCAAAGCCGTACTGGACAAACTCGACTGCAAGAACCAGAAGGTGAACGTAGTGATTATCGAAGGCCCGAAAGGCGGCAGCGGCGAGATCCAGCGCGGCAAGGGTAACGATAAAGCGATTGCCGAGTGCGGCGCCGGCCAGGTCACGGTACTTGAGCGCAAAACGGCCAACTGGTCACGCGCGGAAGCGCAGCCGTTGATGGAAAACTGGCTGCAGAAACACCGGGGTAAAATCAACGGCGTGATTGGCCAAAACGACGAGATGGCGCTGGGCGCTATCGAGGCAATTAAAGGCGCCGGCCTGAATGTGAAGGACTTCGCAATTGCCGGCGTTGACGGCGTTTCCGACGCGATTCATGCGGTACAGGCCGGTGAAATGGTCTCTATTCTGCAAGATGCCAAAGGCCAGATGCAGGGTTCCATTGACGTCGCGCTGCGCGCCGTGAAAGGTGAAAGCTATCAACCACAGTCGGACATCTGGAAGCAGTACGCCAAGGATCTGAAATGGGAGGGTGGCACGCAGAAGCATTACTACATTCCGTGGACCGTCGTTACCGCAGAAAACGCCCAAGCGCTGTTGGACGCCCGTAAATAA